Proteins co-encoded in one Aquincola tertiaricarbonis genomic window:
- a CDS encoding ABC transporter permease: MNTPVAAHHPALGLRAAGRLLAACLRRDAAIAASYRVAFFAPLLSVCFAVPILYFLSQVFGPAQAPSLGAYGGGFFAFILLGMAFQDYVTVSMSNFLSGIREHQLMGTLEIVMLSPTPMPLVLLFSSAWGFLFTSIRFALYVALGLLFGMDLSGANLGSFAVLTLLAIVSFSALGILGAAATLVIKQGASITGFLTALTLALGGVAYPVSVLPGWLQALAALLPFTHALEGVRKALLAGAGLAQLHTELLVLAAFGALLFPLSLWVFQRAVQHVKATGTLGQY; encoded by the coding sequence ATGAACACACCCGTGGCCGCCCATCATCCGGCGCTGGGCCTGCGGGCAGCGGGCCGCCTGCTGGCGGCCTGCCTGCGGCGCGATGCGGCCATCGCGGCCAGCTACCGCGTCGCCTTCTTCGCGCCGCTGCTGTCGGTGTGTTTCGCGGTGCCCATCCTGTACTTCCTGTCGCAGGTGTTCGGGCCCGCGCAGGCGCCTTCGCTGGGCGCTTATGGCGGCGGCTTCTTCGCCTTCATCCTGCTGGGCATGGCCTTCCAGGACTACGTCACCGTCAGCATGTCCAACTTCCTGTCGGGCATCCGCGAGCACCAGCTGATGGGCACGCTGGAGATCGTGATGCTGTCGCCCACGCCGATGCCGCTGGTGCTGCTGTTCTCGTCGGCCTGGGGCTTCCTGTTCACCTCCATCCGCTTCGCGCTCTACGTGGCGCTGGGGCTGCTGTTCGGCATGGACCTGTCGGGCGCCAACCTGGGGTCGTTCGCGGTGCTCACCTTGCTGGCCATCGTCAGCTTTTCGGCGCTGGGCATCCTGGGCGCCGCGGCCACGCTGGTCATCAAGCAGGGGGCCAGCATCACCGGCTTTCTCACCGCGCTCACGCTGGCGCTGGGCGGCGTGGCCTACCCGGTGAGCGTGCTGCCCGGCTGGCTGCAGGCGCTGGCCGCGCTGCTGCCCTTCACCCATGCGCTGGAAGGCGTGCGCAAGGCCTTGCTGGCCGGTGCCGGCCTGGCGCAGCTGCACACCGAACTGCTGGTGCTGGCGGCCTTCGGCGCGTTGCTGTTCCCGTTGTCGCTGTGGGTGTTCCAGCGCGCGGTGCAGCACGTCAAGGCCACCGGCACGCTGGGCCAGTACTGA
- a CDS encoding glycosyltransferase family 4 protein, whose protein sequence is MSCHRAMDRPLRILHITERLWPPGGAERLLADTAAGLAAQGHHSLTLVAEDSEPGPDAAMPVLRWPRVLGPRPAWRLRPRLDALLQQCQPDLVHLHNTAGFFSPVLIAHLHRRLPVLRYVHDARLACLRSPSKCLPGGGLCPHAMGLPCLARCYPVTSPGGHRLGDKHTLMAFADLWVTRRLPAVAVGSAYMRMLLRQNGVADHRLHLLPGFTQREGPRCPPQHGLLLAIGRFDGIKGLEGLPDLLARLRAPHWQAVLVGDGPNLADTQARAQALGLAGRIRFVGRLEADALTPWLTACQLLLCPTQVPEAFGLVGIEALAHGRPVVAYDLGGVREWLQPHRTGVLVPAGDAAAFAAAVDGLLAEPELAASLGAHGRALVSHRFRPQHHLQPLLNLYRQLAGQRAGTADERIPG, encoded by the coding sequence ATGAGTTGCCACCGAGCCATGGACCGGCCGCTGCGCATCCTGCACATCACCGAGCGCTTGTGGCCGCCCGGCGGCGCCGAGCGCCTGCTGGCCGACACCGCCGCCGGCCTGGCCGCACAAGGCCACCACAGCCTGACCCTGGTGGCCGAGGACAGCGAGCCCGGGCCCGATGCGGCGATGCCGGTGCTGCGCTGGCCCCGGGTGCTGGGCCCTCGCCCGGCCTGGCGACTGCGGCCGCGGCTGGACGCGCTGCTGCAGCAGTGCCAGCCCGACCTGGTGCACCTGCACAACACCGCCGGCTTCTTCAGCCCGGTGCTGATCGCCCACCTGCACCGCCGGCTGCCGGTGCTGCGCTATGTGCACGATGCGCGGCTGGCCTGCCTGCGTTCGCCCAGCAAATGCCTGCCCGGCGGCGGCCTGTGCCCGCATGCGATGGGCCTGCCATGCCTGGCGCGCTGCTACCCGGTGACCTCACCCGGCGGTCACCGGCTGGGCGACAAACACACCTTGATGGCCTTTGCCGACCTGTGGGTCACGCGCCGGCTGCCCGCGGTGGCGGTGGGCAGCGCCTACATGCGCATGCTGCTGCGGCAGAACGGCGTGGCCGACCACCGGCTGCACCTGCTGCCCGGCTTCACGCAACGCGAAGGCCCGCGCTGCCCGCCACAGCACGGGCTGCTGCTGGCCATCGGCCGCTTCGACGGCATCAAGGGCCTGGAAGGGCTGCCCGACCTGCTGGCCCGGCTGCGGGCGCCGCACTGGCAGGCGGTGCTGGTGGGCGACGGGCCGAACCTGGCCGACACGCAGGCGCGAGCCCAGGCGCTGGGCCTGGCGGGCCGCATCCGCTTCGTCGGCCGGCTGGAGGCCGATGCGCTGACGCCCTGGCTCACCGCCTGCCAGCTGCTGCTGTGCCCCACCCAGGTGCCCGAGGCCTTCGGCCTGGTGGGCATTGAGGCCCTGGCCCACGGCCGGCCGGTGGTGGCCTACGACCTCGGCGGCGTGCGTGAATGGCTGCAGCCGCACCGCACCGGCGTGCTGGTGCCCGCGGGCGACGCGGCCGCCTTCGCGGCCGCGGTGGACGGCCTGCTGGCCGAACCGGAGCTGGCGGCTTCGCTGGGCGCGCACGGCCGGGCGCTGGTGTCGCACCGCTTCCGGCCGCAGCACCACCTGCAGCCGCTGCTGAACTTGTACAGACAACTGGCCGGCCAGCGCGCCGGCACGGCGGATGAGCGCATTCCAGGTTGA
- a CDS encoding GNAT family N-acetyltransferase — protein MPVPTPWTARFVDTEAGLAALAPAWQALWVADGQADAFAHPAWFMHWWRHFGQGAQRAALVANTGAQWVPLPGQGWRLQLLVLEERTGAGQPAALRAVLPLVGLQASFRGTSGQLLATPVNSQALRSGLCAPDLNSEMADVMARHLLADGRWQMLLLDGLPLADGRLALLQATLAPAALQPLSQAGWTHSRLAITQAWAPMLESHARNFRKHLNQNERCLARLGPLSIECLPAPGEAGFALIEAIESRSWKAQGGEVVAGDPRLRGYYAGLCGLQAGALRSELWLLRIGGEPAAYFLCLRDGRMLYTLKTSFDQRFAPSSRHSPSQVLLARLIEACWNDGLQAIDFVGELPWVARWADHHPGFSHGLWRRPALVRWRQVVRRLWPGSPAAQPGRAPAVVEPS, from the coding sequence ATGCCCGTGCCCACCCCCTGGACCGCCCGCTTCGTCGACACCGAAGCCGGCCTGGCCGCGCTGGCGCCGGCCTGGCAGGCCTTGTGGGTGGCCGATGGCCAGGCCGATGCCTTCGCCCATCCGGCCTGGTTCATGCACTGGTGGCGGCATTTCGGCCAGGGGGCGCAACGGGCCGCGCTGGTGGCCAACACCGGCGCGCAATGGGTGCCGCTGCCCGGCCAGGGCTGGCGGCTGCAGCTGCTGGTGCTGGAAGAGCGCACCGGCGCCGGCCAGCCTGCGGCCTTGCGCGCCGTGCTGCCGCTGGTGGGCCTGCAGGCCAGCTTCCGCGGCACCTCCGGCCAGCTGCTGGCCACGCCGGTCAACAGCCAGGCGCTGCGCAGCGGGCTGTGTGCGCCGGATCTCAACTCCGAGATGGCCGATGTGATGGCGCGCCACCTGCTTGCCGATGGCCGCTGGCAGATGCTGCTGCTGGACGGCCTGCCGCTGGCCGATGGCCGGCTGGCGCTGCTGCAGGCGACGCTGGCGCCGGCCGCGCTGCAGCCCTTGTCGCAGGCCGGCTGGACGCACAGCCGCCTCGCCATCACCCAGGCCTGGGCACCGATGTTGGAGTCCCATGCCCGCAACTTTCGCAAGCACTTGAACCAGAACGAGCGCTGCCTGGCCCGCCTGGGGCCCTTGTCCATCGAGTGCCTGCCGGCCCCGGGCGAAGCCGGCTTCGCGCTGATCGAGGCCATCGAAAGCCGCAGCTGGAAAGCGCAGGGCGGCGAGGTGGTGGCGGGTGACCCGCGGCTGCGCGGCTACTACGCTGGCCTGTGCGGTCTGCAGGCCGGCGCGCTGCGCAGCGAGCTGTGGCTGCTGCGCATCGGCGGCGAGCCGGCGGCCTACTTCCTGTGCCTGCGCGACGGCCGCATGCTCTACACGCTCAAGACCTCGTTCGACCAGCGCTTTGCCCCCAGCAGCCGCCACTCGCCCAGCCAGGTGCTGCTGGCGCGGCTGATCGAGGCCTGCTGGAACGACGGCCTGCAGGCCATCGACTTCGTTGGCGAGCTGCCCTGGGTGGCCCGCTGGGCCGACCACCATCCGGGCTTCAGCCATGGCCTGTGGCGGCGGCCGGCGCTGGTGCGCTGGCGCCAGGTGGTGCGGCGGCTGTGGCCTGGCAGTCCGGCCGCGCAGCCGGGGCGGGCACCTGCCGTGGTGGAGCCATCATGA
- a CDS encoding class I SAM-dependent methyltransferase, whose translation MAGSQPPHALQALWWPLRSALASAWPRRGDAQMQRMRRAAGGGEGDMHADAAERMYGALYLSHIRALAGGRSGLRILDVGCQSGRLAVPLAAEGHKVTALDLSPDWLALCRRHALEQGVALRTVEGAAEDAAALLAAQRFDLVICTELLYALEDPCRTLRVLRGLLDDRGLLVTSHRTRHYMLLTLARFQRWDDLAVVAGAEEGRVLGGQHYGWHEADTLHRMYARCGLQIEQMHGIGCLSGVGVDGLAAVLDAATLREDLPRLQALEQAVAHRYPDAARYRLVIAHPV comes from the coding sequence ATGGCCGGTTCCCAACCCCCTCACGCGCTGCAGGCCTTGTGGTGGCCGCTGCGCAGCGCATTGGCCAGCGCCTGGCCGCGCCGGGGCGACGCGCAGATGCAGCGCATGCGCCGCGCGGCCGGCGGCGGCGAAGGCGACATGCATGCCGATGCGGCCGAGCGCATGTACGGCGCGCTGTACCTGTCGCACATCCGCGCGCTGGCGGGCGGGCGCAGCGGGCTGCGCATCCTCGACGTGGGCTGCCAGTCGGGCCGTCTGGCGGTGCCCTTGGCGGCCGAAGGCCACAAGGTGACGGCGCTGGACCTCTCACCCGACTGGCTGGCGCTGTGCCGCCGCCATGCGCTGGAGCAGGGCGTGGCGCTGCGCACGGTGGAGGGCGCGGCCGAAGACGCCGCCGCGCTGCTGGCGGCCCAGCGTTTCGACCTGGTGATCTGCACCGAGCTGCTGTATGCGCTGGAAGACCCCTGCCGCACGCTGCGGGTGCTGCGCGGCCTGCTGGACGACCGCGGGCTGCTGGTCACTTCGCACCGCACCCGGCACTACATGCTGCTGACGCTGGCGCGCTTCCAGCGGTGGGACGACCTGGCCGTGGTGGCCGGCGCCGAAGAAGGCCGGGTGCTGGGCGGCCAGCACTACGGCTGGCACGAGGCCGACACCCTGCACCGCATGTACGCGCGCTGCGGCCTGCAGATCGAGCAGATGCACGGCATCGGCTGCCTGAGCGGCGTGGGTGTCGATGGCCTGGCCGCCGTGCTGGACGCCGCCACGCTGCGTGAAGACCTGCCGCGGCTGCAGGCGCTGGAACAGGCCGTGGCCCACCGCTACCCCGACGCCGCCCGCTACCGGCTGGTGATCGCCCACCCCGTCTGA
- a CDS encoding GNAT family N-acetyltransferase, whose translation MTPTAGALPAATAPTHTAQPALRLHWLRDADALQQALPAWRALWQADAAADLFASPDWLAWLLQCFGAGGPAGLALHQAGPDGPRFDAIATGPWQLRVVVVTDEAGDWLAAWPLVATIGHWRGAMRPMLASPLNFHAPRSGLTARRFDTAIARRLAQALRDEPGWQLLLPGGLPLADGRAALLQQALAEAGLVADGAHTWPSAWLPFEGSFADYLGGPEQAHFRRSLVKSRNGLARAGELQWQCLSGDQALTEGLPAFLAVDAASWKAEGGESVGRDAVLRAHYGALCERLTEQGWLEVWLLRQAGRPIAAFLCPNDGRRRYTLKSSFVDGVGGNRSPTLVLLHGLVQQAWAGWDGRAGAGIDFVGKVAFLDRWAREDLLFSSGVWWRSPWRRRVLRLQGLWRRLRAAGGGR comes from the coding sequence ATGACCCCAACCGCCGGTGCGCTGCCGGCTGCCACCGCACCCACCCACACCGCGCAGCCCGCACTGCGGCTGCACTGGCTGCGCGACGCCGACGCGCTGCAGCAGGCGCTGCCGGCCTGGCGCGCGCTGTGGCAGGCCGATGCAGCGGCCGACCTGTTCGCCAGCCCCGACTGGCTGGCCTGGCTGCTGCAGTGCTTTGGCGCGGGCGGCCCGGCCGGGCTGGCCTTGCATCAGGCGGGCCCCGACGGCCCCCGCTTCGACGCCATCGCCACCGGCCCCTGGCAGCTGCGGGTGGTGGTGGTGACGGACGAAGCCGGCGACTGGCTGGCCGCCTGGCCGTTGGTGGCCACCATCGGCCACTGGCGCGGCGCGATGCGGCCGATGCTGGCCAGCCCGCTCAACTTCCATGCACCGCGCAGCGGCCTCACGGCGCGCCGGTTCGACACGGCCATTGCCCGCCGGCTGGCGCAGGCGCTGCGCGACGAGCCCGGCTGGCAGTTGCTGCTGCCGGGCGGCCTGCCGCTGGCCGATGGCCGCGCCGCCCTGTTGCAGCAGGCGCTGGCCGAAGCTGGTCTGGTGGCCGATGGGGCCCACACCTGGCCCAGCGCCTGGCTGCCGTTCGAGGGCAGCTTCGCCGATTACCTGGGCGGCCCCGAGCAGGCGCATTTCCGCCGCAGCCTGGTCAAGTCGCGCAACGGCCTGGCGCGTGCAGGTGAGTTGCAGTGGCAGTGCCTGAGCGGCGATCAGGCGCTGACCGAAGGCCTGCCCGCCTTCCTGGCCGTGGACGCCGCCAGCTGGAAGGCCGAAGGCGGCGAAAGCGTGGGCCGCGATGCGGTGCTGCGCGCGCATTACGGCGCGCTGTGTGAGCGCCTGACCGAACAGGGTTGGCTGGAGGTGTGGCTGCTGCGCCAGGCCGGCCGCCCGATCGCGGCCTTCTTGTGCCCGAACGATGGGCGGCGCCGCTACACCCTCAAAAGCTCGTTCGTCGATGGCGTCGGCGGCAACCGTTCGCCCACCTTGGTGCTGCTGCACGGCCTGGTGCAGCAGGCCTGGGCAGGCTGGGATGGCCGTGCCGGCGCCGGCATCGATTTCGTCGGCAAGGTGGCCTTCCTCGACCGCTGGGCGCGCGAAGACCTGCTGTTCAGCAGCGGCGTGTGGTGGCGCAGCCCTTGGCGCCGGCGGGTGCTGCGGTTGCAAGGCCTGTGGCGGCGCCTGCGCGCGGCCGGAGGAGGGCGCTGA
- a CDS encoding class I SAM-dependent methyltransferase, translating into MDMTTPSHPLAQDPSFTRKNREWFTQRYDFTSRGVYFPHQPVYGFSRWEEHVQDYFRTYHILRLLEELRFGSFLDVGCAEGYLVNLVQQLFKVPAMGVDIAPSGVRRARELYGLKGIAADAARLPFADQSFDVVLSSETLEHVSDPGAVIAELLRVARRYVILSTPAARNEAELKEHFQHLDPNLIFSHFHFFTEAQMRRWLPAGTEFLGAGHRSMEKVFHLFSSGYEQGDALRDLVGFLEDSCPGMAGDTRAGLQRHVDAMASRRPPWWQALLGPTAMSMALRADHALSRREPGQTLAFLTVSPCHGHTVQRQRRPVPGLMRFLLRDNRVDPLRLVSAGAMR; encoded by the coding sequence ATGGACATGACCACCCCCAGCCATCCCCTGGCGCAAGACCCCTCGTTCACCCGCAAGAACCGCGAGTGGTTCACCCAGCGCTACGACTTCACCAGCCGTGGCGTCTACTTCCCGCACCAGCCGGTTTACGGCTTCTCGCGCTGGGAAGAGCACGTGCAGGACTACTTCCGCACGTACCACATCCTGCGGCTGCTGGAAGAGCTGCGCTTCGGCAGCTTCCTCGACGTCGGCTGCGCCGAGGGCTACCTGGTGAACCTGGTGCAGCAACTGTTCAAGGTGCCGGCCATGGGCGTGGACATCGCGCCCAGTGGCGTGCGCCGCGCGCGCGAGCTGTACGGCCTCAAGGGCATCGCGGCCGATGCGGCGCGGCTGCCCTTTGCCGATCAGTCGTTCGACGTGGTGCTGTCCAGCGAGACGCTGGAGCACGTGAGCGACCCCGGCGCGGTGATCGCCGAGCTGCTGCGGGTGGCGCGGCGCTACGTCATCCTGTCCACCCCCGCCGCGCGCAACGAGGCCGAGCTGAAGGAACACTTCCAGCACCTGGACCCCAACCTGATCTTCAGCCACTTCCACTTCTTCACCGAGGCGCAGATGCGCCGCTGGCTGCCCGCCGGCACCGAATTCCTGGGCGCCGGCCACCGCAGCATGGAGAAGGTGTTCCACCTGTTCTCGTCGGGCTATGAGCAGGGCGATGCGCTGCGCGACCTGGTGGGCTTTCTCGAAGACAGCTGCCCCGGCATGGCCGGTGACACCCGCGCCGGCCTGCAGCGCCATGTCGATGCGATGGCCAGCCGCCGCCCGCCCTGGTGGCAGGCGCTGCTGGGGCCCACCGCGATGTCCATGGCGCTGCGCGCCGACCATGCGCTGTCGCGCCGCGAACCGGGGCAGACGCTGGCCTTCCTCACCGTCTCGCCCTGCCACGGCCACACGGTGCAGCGGCAGCGCCGGCCGGTGCCGGGGCTGATGCGCTTTTTGCTGCGCGACAACCGGGTCGATCCGCTGCGGCTGGTGTCGGCCGGCGCGATGCGCTGA
- a CDS encoding glycosyltransferase family 4 protein, translating into MRIGIEASNMLATHLTGIEYSLTELVRRFTRVDAEGSYRLYFNFLRGTYARRFDERVRPLLDARLRACINRIPNAAMNWLHRGGWPIEATLGRNDLVYYHCFNLRPQWRGRKVLTVHDLMPITHPALYTPTDVAHFREHVPRMARAVDAVVTVSEHTRQQVIDRLGLPADRVFVAHPGVDERFAPQPPDVVAEVLQRLGIGPRPYLLFVGTAEPRKNLPGLLRAYATLRPAERADLQVVVAGKSAWGSAPLRAQIAALGLQADVRLLGYVAEADIPPLYSGARLAALPSLAEGFGSPLIEAMACGTPMLAANATALPEVYGDAALGVDPQDVDALADGLRRLLYDESLRAGLVARGLQRARRFSWDRTAQATVDVFRRVAG; encoded by the coding sequence ATGCGCATCGGCATCGAGGCCTCCAACATGCTGGCCACCCACCTCACCGGCATCGAATATTCGCTGACCGAGCTGGTGCGGCGCTTCACCCGCGTCGACGCTGAAGGCAGCTACCGGCTGTACTTCAACTTCCTGCGCGGCACCTATGCCCGCCGCTTCGACGAGCGGGTGCGCCCGCTGCTGGACGCGCGGCTGCGCGCCTGCATCAACCGCATCCCCAATGCGGCGATGAACTGGCTGCACCGCGGCGGCTGGCCCATCGAGGCCACGTTGGGCCGCAACGACCTGGTGTACTACCACTGCTTCAACCTGCGGCCGCAGTGGCGGGGCCGCAAGGTGCTGACGGTGCACGACCTGATGCCCATCACCCACCCCGCGCTGTACACGCCCACCGACGTGGCGCACTTCCGGGAGCATGTGCCGCGCATGGCGCGGGCGGTCGATGCGGTGGTCACCGTGTCCGAGCACACGCGCCAGCAGGTGATCGACCGGCTGGGCCTGCCGGCCGACCGTGTGTTCGTGGCCCATCCGGGCGTGGACGAGCGCTTCGCCCCTCAGCCGCCTGACGTGGTGGCCGAGGTGCTGCAGCGCCTGGGCATCGGCCCGCGGCCCTACCTGCTGTTCGTGGGCACGGCGGAGCCGCGCAAGAACCTGCCCGGGCTGCTGCGGGCCTACGCCACCTTGCGGCCCGCCGAACGGGCCGACCTGCAGGTGGTGGTGGCTGGCAAATCGGCCTGGGGCAGTGCGCCGCTGCGCGCGCAGATCGCCGCCCTGGGGCTGCAGGCCGACGTGCGCCTGCTGGGCTACGTGGCCGAGGCCGACATTCCGCCGCTGTACAGCGGCGCGCGGCTGGCGGCGCTGCCTTCGCTGGCCGAAGGCTTCGGCTCGCCGCTGATCGAGGCCATGGCCTGCGGCACGCCGATGCTGGCCGCCAACGCCACCGCCTTGCCCGAGGTGTATGGCGATGCCGCGCTGGGCGTGGACCCGCAGGACGTGGACGCGCTGGCCGATGGCCTGCGCCGCCTGCTATACGACGAAAGCCTGCGCGCCGGCTTGGTGGCGCGCGGCCTGCAGCGGGCCCGCCGCTTCAGCTGGGACCGCACCGCCCAGGCGACGGTGGACGTGTTTCGCCGCGTGGCGGGCTGA
- a CDS encoding GNAT family N-acetyltransferase, which translates to MNLTVSCTSGAGAIGQLRADWQALMQADDEAGLFQAVEMCEAWHADAGLDAAQLRLLLVQHDAQPVGLLPLLEQGGATRRWVSASPRAGLLACGDRDAVCRALAGWLQRQAGRWDQLLLDDLRPAAARRLQAALMQHGLATEPSRPGGEEAFIRTDGGWAGYLATQGPHFRHRLKPQTRKIERLGPVTCRRHAGPQAASAYDEFLRLEPRSWKAAQDDTRLPERERQAFRWLIEHPGSVQPELLFLDVAGQPVAAMLSLAHAGCYHLFVTYFDDALRAWYPGRRMFLEAIQHGFALPGTVEISFVGAYPFARAWATGVRSHVQLQAWSSSWRGRLRRWASTRQAPLEPTRPPPVPLPVLQQEQPHA; encoded by the coding sequence GTGAACCTGACGGTGTCATGCACCAGCGGCGCTGGCGCGATCGGGCAGCTGCGCGCCGACTGGCAGGCCTTGATGCAGGCCGACGACGAGGCGGGCCTTTTCCAGGCGGTGGAGATGTGCGAGGCCTGGCATGCCGATGCCGGCCTGGATGCGGCGCAGCTGCGGCTGCTGCTGGTGCAGCACGATGCGCAGCCCGTCGGCCTGCTGCCGCTGCTGGAGCAGGGCGGCGCCACCCGGCGCTGGGTGAGCGCTTCGCCCCGCGCCGGCCTGCTGGCCTGCGGCGACCGTGATGCGGTGTGCCGCGCGCTGGCCGGCTGGCTGCAGCGGCAGGCCGGCCGCTGGGACCAGCTGCTGCTGGACGACCTGCGCCCGGCTGCGGCGCGCCGGCTGCAGGCGGCGCTGATGCAGCACGGCCTGGCCACCGAACCGAGCCGGCCCGGGGGTGAAGAGGCCTTCATCCGCACCGATGGCGGCTGGGCCGGCTACCTGGCGACGCAGGGCCCGCACTTCCGCCACCGGCTGAAGCCGCAGACCCGCAAGATCGAGCGCCTGGGCCCGGTGACCTGCCGCCGCCATGCCGGCCCGCAGGCCGCCAGCGCCTACGACGAATTCCTGCGGCTGGAGCCGCGCAGCTGGAAGGCCGCGCAAGACGACACCCGGCTGCCCGAGCGGGAACGCCAGGCCTTCCGCTGGCTGATCGAACACCCGGGCAGCGTGCAGCCCGAGCTGTTGTTCCTCGACGTGGCCGGCCAGCCGGTCGCGGCCATGCTGTCGCTGGCGCATGCCGGCTGCTACCACCTCTTCGTCACCTACTTCGACGATGCGCTGCGCGCCTGGTACCCCGGCCGCCGCATGTTCCTGGAAGCCATCCAGCACGGCTTTGCGCTGCCGGGCACGGTGGAGATCAGCTTCGTCGGCGCCTACCCCTTCGCCCGCGCCTGGGCCACCGGCGTGCGCAGCCATGTGCAGCTGCAGGCCTGGAGCAGCAGCTGGCGCGGCCGCCTGCGCCGCTGGGCCAGCACCCGCCAGGCGCCGCTGGAGCCCACGCGGCCGCCGCCGGTGCCGCTACCCGTGCTGCAGCAGGAGCAGCCCCATGCCTGA
- a CDS encoding ABC transporter ATP-binding protein, translated as MPETAAIEVQGLGKRYQRPRPLRELLRGAPVPAPVQALQDISLRVGQGEVLGLLGANGAGKTTLINILCTLLAPSEGSARIGGHDVQQAPQQARAQVGLVTSNERSFYWRLSGRQNLRFFAELYRVPPREIEPRIDEFVQALGLAEFADRRFDGYSTGIRQRFAFARALLHHPRILFMDEPTKGLDPNASAQLLAVIRERIVAVWRPTIVLTSHNLSEIERLCERVAIVDHGRLLRIGTIGELARSIRSHQAYLLRLARVDAALLAWLRSWLGTERVRPLPPDDEQPGQALELGLAQGGPTLTELLSALIHRGQQILRCEPVDVSLEEVFRQTVREAAPPLPTDAARLKVAA; from the coding sequence ATGCCTGAGACCGCCGCGATCGAGGTGCAAGGCCTGGGCAAGCGCTACCAGCGCCCACGGCCGCTGCGGGAGCTGCTGCGCGGCGCACCGGTGCCGGCGCCGGTGCAGGCGCTGCAGGACATCAGTTTGCGCGTGGGGCAGGGCGAGGTGCTGGGCCTGCTGGGCGCCAACGGCGCGGGCAAGACCACGCTGATCAACATCCTGTGCACGCTGCTGGCCCCCAGCGAAGGCAGCGCCCGCATCGGCGGCCATGACGTACAGCAGGCGCCGCAGCAGGCGCGGGCGCAGGTGGGCCTGGTCACCAGCAACGAGCGCAGCTTCTACTGGCGCCTGAGCGGGCGCCAGAACCTGCGCTTCTTCGCCGAGCTGTACCGCGTGCCGCCGCGCGAGATCGAGCCGCGCATCGACGAGTTCGTGCAGGCGCTGGGCCTGGCTGAGTTCGCCGACCGGCGCTTCGACGGCTATTCCACCGGCATCCGCCAGCGCTTCGCGTTCGCGCGGGCGCTGCTGCACCACCCGCGCATCCTGTTCATGGACGAGCCCACCAAGGGCCTGGACCCCAATGCCTCGGCCCAGCTGCTGGCGGTGATCCGCGAGCGCATCGTCGCGGTGTGGCGGCCCACCATCGTGCTCACCTCGCACAACCTGTCCGAGATCGAGCGCCTGTGCGAGCGCGTGGCCATCGTCGACCACGGCCGGCTGCTGCGCATCGGCACCATCGGTGAGCTGGCGCGCAGCATCCGCTCGCACCAGGCCTACCTGCTGCGACTGGCGCGGGTGGACGCGGCGCTGCTGGCCTGGCTGCGCAGCTGGCTGGGTACCGAGCGGGTGCGCCCGCTGCCGCCCGATGACGAACAGCCCGGCCAGGCGCTGGAACTGGGCCTGGCGCAAGGCGGCCCCACGCTCACCGAGCTGCTGTCGGCGCTGATCCACCGCGGCCAGCAGATCCTGCGCTGCGAGCCGGTGGACGTGTCGCTGGAAGAGGTGTTCCGCCAGACGGTGCGTGAAGCGGCGCCGCCGCTGCCCACGGACGCTGCGCGCTTGAAGGTGGCGGCATGA